The following DNA comes from Miscanthus floridulus complete chloroplast genome, cultivar PI295762.
AGGGATTTCTATGTAAACAGAGTATCCTATTTCCATAGGCTCGAATGACCCCTTCTCATAATAAGAATGTGCACGATCTGGTCCGGTATGGAATGAACTTATAATCTGATGATCGAGTCGATTCCATGATTATAAGTTCATAACCCTAGCACCCATTCCCATTTTGGGCGGAACAGATCTACTAATTCTTTTATTCCAGTTAGTAAGAGGGATCTTGAACTAAGAAATAGACCTAGCAGCTAAAAGAGGGTATCCTGAGCAATTGCAAGAATGGGGTTCATTGATATTCCTGGTATAGTAGATGCTATCACACATACAGTCATACTCAATTCGATGGAATTGTTTGATCTTAAAGGGGATCTTCTATAATTTCGCACATAAGGGGTTATTTCTTGGTTTCGTCCAGTCATTAATAACTTGATTATTTTTAGATAATAGTAGATAGAAAGAACGCTCGTAAGGAGTCCTATTGAAACCAAGAAATATAGGCCTGCTTGCCATCCACACCAGAATAGATAGAGTTTTCCGAAGAAACCTGCTAGTGGAGGAAGGCCTCCTAGGGATAAGAGACATAGGGCTAAAGAGAGAGCCAAAAAAGGATCTTTCGTGTATAATCCTGCATAATCTCGAATGTTATCAGTTCCGGTACGTAGACCAAATAATACAATGCAAGCAAAAGTTCCTAGATTCATGGAGATATAGAACAGCATATAAGTTATCATGCTTGCATATCCATCATTTGAGTCTCCAACAATTATTCCAATAATTACATATCCGATTTGCCCTATGGACGAATATGCAAGCATACGTTTCATGCTTGTTTGAGTAATAGCAAGGAGATTCCCCAATATCATGCTAAGAATAGCTAGGATTTCCAGAAGAAGATGCCATTCGTTTGATGAGAAATAAAAAGGAATATCGAGAATTCGCGTGGCTAAAGCTGAAGCAGCTACTTTCGAAGTAACAGAAAGAAAAGCAACGACTGGAGTGGGGGAGTCAGAGTCGAAAAGAGGATTCCTCGCTTCTTTCTCTCATGCAAAACCGTGCATGAGACTTTCATCTCGCACGGCTCCTAAGTGATAAAAGAAAGAAGAACTCGTCTTCTTTCTTTTTTGATTACCTTCCTCGCGTATGTATAAGACCGAATCCATTCTTTTTC
Coding sequences within:
- the ndhB gene encoding NADH-plastoquinone oxidoreductase subunit 2 produces the protein MIWHVQNENFILDSTRIFMKAFHLLLFNGSFIFPECILIFGLILLLMIDLTSDQKDRPWFYFISSTSLVISITALLFRWREEPIISFSGNFQTNNFNEIFQFLILLCSTLCIPLSVEYIECTEMAITEFLLFVLTATLGGMFLCGANDLITIFVAPECFSLCSYLLSGYTKRDLRSNEATMKYLLMGGASSSILVHGFSWLYGSSGGEIELQEIVNGLINTQMYNSPGISIALIFITVGLGFKLSPAPFHQWTPDVYEGKEARNPLFDSDSPTPVVAFLSVTSKVAASALATRILDIPFYFSSNEWHLLLEILAILSMILGNLLAITQTSMKRMLAYSSIGQIGYVIIGIIVGDSNDGYASMITYMLFYISMNLGTFACIVLFGLRTGTDNIRDYAGLYTKDPFLALSLALCLLSLGGLPPLAGFFGKLYLFWCGWQAGLYFLVSIGLLTSVLSIYYYLKIIKLLMTGRNQEITPYVRNYRRSPLRSNNSIELSMTVCVIASTIPGISMNPILAIAQDTLF